A genomic region of Palaemon carinicauda isolate YSFRI2023 chromosome 11, ASM3689809v2, whole genome shotgun sequence contains the following coding sequences:
- the LOC137649369 gene encoding uncharacterized protein, translating to MERQFSRQELRCYRLFVKNWTAFVKRKNQLHFLQRCWEEHVIPTSFGLSLDNFAGQEFPEHISLFLKDVIEKAKREVETCHKKLRQSSRDLKDLLQSNMFEGARRRAGEVAHARGFSHMSILNNKLNNLLLNSKWDYSSDKVVNLSSTVFNREQLEVLNLGMGFCVGTTKSDFLDSISNINFFNFNNPSLKLNYLKGLVVDNLISGNIDVLPKRHRDALVSLSKNQQIKILKADKGGATVVMDTEDYISKVNSLLSDTNTYDIVSSPPTVTKLQQNFNRSLGKIAKSIPDPQQRATVLSKISSKNPSFPYFYGIPKVHKPGCPVRPIVATCNSPQDNLAEWLALILGGFIGKISDSHLIHSYDFIDRIRNNFDTDCRMVSLDVTALFTNVPLEYVLDNLRAKILEEQLHIPIPLEPFLALVRLCVSTNLFYFNNICYKQLFGVSMGSKLSPILSNLCMEFVEKSILEHCDPHIKPLVWVRFVDDIFILFKGDDARLQQLVDRANSIVPSIKFTVELEEDNKLAFLDVLVIRDNPEALKDHEVVRLTGCTSETKQTASTPPP from the coding sequence ATGGAACGACAATTTTCCCGTCAGGAGCTCCGCTGTTATCGGCTTTTCGTGAAGAATTGGACtgcttttgtgaaaaggaaaaatcaaCTTCATTTCCTGCAAAGATGTTGGGAAGAACACGTTATCCCTACGTCGTTTGGGCTTTCCTTGGATAACTTCGCTGGGCAGGAGTTTCCGGAACACATCAGTTTATTCCTCAAAGACGTCATCGAGAAGGCCAAGAGAGAGGTTGAAACTTGCCACAAGAAACTTCGACAATCCTCTAGAGATCTTAAGGACCTTCTCCAATCAAATATGTTTGAAGGTGCCAGGAGAAGAGCAGGTGAGGTAGCTCATGCTAGGGGTTTCTCTCACATGTCCATTTTAAATAACAAACTGAATAACTTATTGCTAAATTCCAAATGGGATTATTCGTCTGACAAAGTGGTCAATTTATCCTCTACTGTGTTTAATAGAGAGCAACTTGAAGTATTAAATTTAGGTATGGGTTTCTGTGTAGGTACAACTAAAAGTGACTTCCTTGATTCTATCTCcaatattaatttctttaattttaataatccTAGTTTAAAGTTAAATTATTTAAAAGGGTTAGTGGTTGATAATCTAATTTCTGGGAACATAGATGTTTTACCTAAAAGGCATAGAGATGCCTTGGTTTCTTTGTCCAAGAATCAACAAATCAAGATCTTGAAGGCTGATAAGGGGGGCGCCACGGTGGTGATGGATACCGAGGACTATATTAGCAAGGTCAATTCCCTTTTAAGTGATACTAACACTTACGATATTGTCTCTTCCCCTCCCACAGTCACCAAACTTCAACAGAACTTTAATCGGTCTCTGGGAAAAATAGCAAAATCCATTCCTGATCCGCAGCAAAGGGCTACTGTCTTGTCTAAAATTTCATCTAAAAACCCATCATTCCCGTATTTCTACGGGATTCCAAAAGTACACAAACCTGGGTGTCCAGTACGACCCATTGTGGCGACTTGCAATTCCCCTCAAGACAATTTGGCAGAATGGCTAGCTTTGATTTTAGGTGGTTTTATCGGAAAAATTTCAGACTCACATTTGATCCATTCCTACGattttattgatagaataaggaacaattTTGACACTGACTGCAGAATGGTTAGTTTAGACGTCACAGCTTTATTCACCAATGTTCCTCTGGAATATGTTTTAGATAACCTTAGGGCAAAGATTTTAGAAGAACAGTTACACATCCCCATTCCATTAGAACCTTTTTTGGCATTAGTTAGATTGTGCGTATCTACTAATCTTTTTTACTTTAACAATATTTGTTATAAGCAACTCTTTGGTGTGTCTATGGGTTCAAAATTATCGCCCATATTGTCCAATCTGTGTATGGAGTTCGTGGAGAAGAGTATTTTAGAACATTGTGATCCACATATTAAGCCACTGGTCTGGGTCagatttgttgatgatatttttattcttttcaaaggaGATGACGCACGGCTACAACAACTAGTTGACCGTGCCAATAGCATTGTACCCTCTATAAAATTCACTGTTGAACTGGAGGAAGATAATAAGCTTGCATTTTTGGATGTTTTGGTTATTAGAGATAAC